In Micromonospora cremea, the genomic window GTCCGCCAGGACGCCACGAGTTCGGCTCCCCACTGCTGCTCCCATTGGCGGATCGCAGCCGCGAGTCCCTCCGGCCCCTGTGGTCGGAGGGCTCCGAAGTAGCTGAGCCAGGCGGGGGTCAACCACTGCCTCGGGGTCGGCAACAGCACAAGCTGCACCCCCTCGGGAGGCGTGTACCAGTTCCGGGTGCCGACCAGGCTCGCCGCTGTCCGCCAAACCCGCTCGACCGCGGCAGGGTCGGTCAACAGCCTCTCCCAGGTTAGACGTTCGACCGCCAAGAGTGTCGTTGGCAGAGTCACGTCCCGACCCACCTGCTGGGCGAAGTCCTCGCCGAGCCGGAGGGGCAACCACAGGTGCAACTCCTCGCGGTCGAGCGGCGAGTCTGTGCCCCACCAGCGATAGACCGTCCACGGGTCGACTGTCTGGGCCGCCTGGTCGAGGGCTTCAATCTCTTCGCTGGTCGGGTCGTGCCATTCCTCGTTCACACCGGTGAGAACGGGCCACCGGCCGATCTCGGAAACCGCCGCTCGAGCCGCCCGCCAGGCGGAAAGAAGCTGACTCTGCTCGATGCCGGTGACCACCCACGTCTGGCCCAGGCCCTCCTTAATCGGAAGCCCATCCAGCACCGTCCCCCGCAGCGCAGCGGCGATCTCATCTGGGTCCTCCATCACCCTCGTCACGCCGCGACCGTAGCCCACACCGCCGACACCGTCCGTCCTGGACAACGATGCCGCCTGCCAGCGGCACACCCGTCAGATCCGGTGGCGCACACCTGCTCAGGCCGGCGCGGCCCCTTCGGTGTGAACGCGGGTACGGGGCAGCGTTGTGTGTCATCCAGTGCCGTCTTGCACTGTCGAGGTCCGCGACACGGGCGCGCATCGCGGCATGGCCGAACCGCCGGCGATGGGCTGCCACGACCCGTAGTGATCGAATCGCGGCAGAGATCCGGACGTCTGGGTGCCCCCTTTGGCTGGAGCGAGCTTGTCCTACCCCTCTGCTCCAATCCCGTCATGCATGTCGTCGTCACAGGCGCACTCGTTGAAAACGGCGCGGTCCTGCTAGTACACCGCAGGCCGACCAAACGGGCATACCCAGATGTCTGGGATCTGCCCGGGGGGCAGGTCGAAGCGGGTGAGTCGGAACTACAAGCCCTCGCGCGTGAGATGCACGAGGAGCTCGGTGTTCACATTGTGGCGGAGTCCGCTTCACGGTTGGGCGTCTTGCATGCCGGCAGTGGTGAGGACGCCCTTCACGTGGGCGTCTGGCAAATTGGAGACTGGGTCGGCTCTCCGACCAACCGTGCACCTGACGAGCATGACGACATCGCATGGGTCGGGATCAGCGAGCTGGGCGGCCTTCCCCTCGTGCATGGCGTCTTGGCGGCAATGGTTCGTTCTCTGCCTGAGTTCGAGTGCGCTCGCAGGCACTCAGATGTCACCGACTGCAACCAGGACGACCGAAGAACCAAGGCCGACTGTCATGCATGTGCTGGGACGGATTCGTCAAGCAGGTGGCGGGACTAGACACGCCGGCAGCCGGCTGCGTCCTTCACCGGGTGATGCTTGACGTCGGCCGACGACAAAGCCGCGGGCTTGCTGCCGTTGGCGGTGGTGGCCGGCTTCTTGGCCGGCTTGCCCTGTGCCGGGAGGGTGATCGTCGGTGCGTCGACGTCCGGCAGGTCCAGGGCGGTCGGCACCGTCAGCGGTGCCTGCTCGACCGTCGGGGTGGCCGGGTCGATCACGTCGACCAGCGGCGACCCCACGGTCGCGTTCAGCACCTCGCGGCGCTTGATGTCGAACCGCAGGTACGCGGCGTTGCCTACCGGAGAGCATCACGACCCACGACCTACGCCACCACTACGCCTCGGTACTGCTGATGCAGGGCGAGTCGGTCATCGTGGTCGCCGAGCGGCTGGGGCACGAGAACGCAACCCTGGTCCTGTCGACGTACGGGCACCTGATGCCGGACTCGGAGGAGCGCACCCGACGCGCCGTCAATGAGGCGTGGGGTTGTGCCCCCGGTGTGCCCCAGAACGAGGTTCCAACGTCTTGAGCTGCGGTAACGGGCCGGATTCAGACGTTGAAGCGGAACTCCACCACGTCGCCGTCCTGCATGACGTACTCCTTGCCCTCGATGCGGACCTTGCCCGCCGCCTTGGCCGCCGCCATCGAACCGTGCTCGACCAGGTCGTGGTACGAGACCACCTCGGCCTTGATGAAGCCGCGCTGAAAGTCGGAGTGGATGACGCCCGCGGCCTCCGGCGCGGTGGCGCCGACCGGGACGGTCCAGGCCCGCGCCTCCTTCGGGCCGGCGGTCAGGTACGTCTGGAGCCCGAGGGTGCGGAAGCCGACGCGGACGAGCTGGTTGAGGCCGGGCTCGTTCTGCCCGATCGACTCCAACAGCTCGCGGGCCTCCTCCTCGGGCAGGTCCACCAGCTCGGATTCGATCTTGGCGTCCATGAAGACGGCCTCAGCGGGGGCGACCAGAGCGCGCAGCTCGTCGAGGAACGCCTCGTTGGCCAGTTCGGCCTCGTCGACGTTGAAGACGTACAGGAAGGGCTTGGTGGTGAGCAGGTGCAGCTCGCGCAGGTGCTCCAGCTCGATCTTGGCGGCGGCGGCCCCGGCGTACAGGGTGGTGCCGCCGTCGAGCACCTCGATGGCAGCCTTCGCGGCGGCGACCGCGGCCAGGCGGTCCTTGCGGAGCTTGGCCTCCTTCTCCAACCGGGGCAGCGCCTTGTCCAGGGTCTGCAGGTCGGCGAGGATCAGCTCGGTGTTGATCGTCTCGATGTCGTCGGCCGGGGAGATCTTGCCGTCGACGTGCACCACGTTCGGGTCGGAGAAGGCCCGCACCACCTGGCAGATCGCCGAGGCGTCCCGGATGTTGGCCAGGAAGGCGTTGCCCCGACCCTGCCCCTTCGACGCGCCACGGACCAGGCCGGCGATGTCGACGAACGACACCGGCGCCGGCAGAACCTTCTGCGAGGAGAAGATCTCGGCCAGCTTGCCCAGCCGCTCGTCGGGCAGCCCGACCACGCCGACGTTGGGCTCGATGGTGGCGAACGGGTAGTTCGCCGCCAGCACGTCGTTCTTGGTCAACGCGTTGAAAAGCGTGCTCTTGCCGACGTTGGGCAGGCCGACGATGCCGATGGTGAGACTCACGACGGGCCAGCTTACGCCGGTGCTGGGCGGGCCGGTCCACGCGGCTCGGTTTTCGACTCCGGCGGACCCGTGCCAGCGGGGCGCCGGCCGGCCGTCAGCCGAGCAGGCGTGGGGCGATGACCGCCTCGCGGACGCTGCCGTCCGCGCCGCGGCTGACCTCGTACGCCGAAACGCCCTCGCGGTCCGCGACCGCCTCGACCAGTCGGGTGCCCCGGTAGACGAGCCCGACCCCGTCGTCGGTGCAGTGGCTGGTCGGCAGAGTCTCGTCGCCGACCAGCTCGTGCATCAGCGGTCGCCGCTGGCCCTCGCTGTCGTAGTGCACCCCGTTGCCGTACGGCAGCCAGCCCAGGCCGTCGGTGAAGCCGCGCAGCCGCGGGCCGAAGCTGTCGGTGGCGCCACCCACATGCCAGCAGATCGAGCCGGCGGAGACGCCGCCCAGCACCACGCCGGCCTGCCAGCACTCGTGCAGGATCTCGTCGAGCCCGTGCACCCGCCACAACGCGACAAGGTTGGCCACGCTGCCGCCGCCGACCCAGATCACGTCCTGGGCGAGCAGGTGGGCGCGGACGTCCTCGACGTTCGGCATCGGGAACAGGGCGAGGTGCGACAGCCGGAAACGGGTGTCGGCGAACGCGCCGTAGATGGCCGTGAACGAGGTGGGCTGGTCCCCGACGGCCTGCCCGAGGTAGCAGATGCGCGGCTGCGGGCCGGCGTCGGCCAGCTCCGCGGCCAGCTCGAACACCGGGCCGGGGCGCAGGTCGGTGGGGCCGCGGTCGCCCCGGAAGAAACCCATGCTGGTGGCGAGGATGGTCGGTTCGCTGGCGGGCATGCGGGTCCTTCCGTCGGTGCGGGACGGCTCTCATCCTGCCGCAGCCGGCCGCCGGCCGATCACCCCGCCCGGGGCGGCCAGGCCAGGCCAGGCAGGACGCCGGCCCACTCAGCCGGCGCGTCGCTGACGGGGCACCAGGGCCATCGCCCCGGCGATCCTCCCGGTCGGCTCGCCGCCGCCCGCCCGACCCGACGTGGCCTCGGCGGACGGATCCGACTGGGCCGGTCGGTCCGGCTCCGTCCCGGTGGGATGGCCCTCAACTGGATCGGCGGTGCGCTGGCCCTCGGCCGGCTCGCTCTCCGGCCAGTGACCCGGACGCAGCTCCCCGAACGGCCGTTCCTCCGGGGGCAGTTGCGCGGCGGCGGCGCGGGGCAGGGTGAACCGTTCGGCGGCGGCCGGGCCGGCCCAGACCGACTCGCGCAGCATCCAGCGCACCTCGTCGGCCGTCCAGCCCAGACCCGACCGGACGGCGATCTCCCGAACCAGCCGCCGGCCGACCCTCGTGTCGTCGTCGTAGAAGCGCATGCACCAGTGGTGCGTCCACATGCCCAGCGCACGCAGGCCCGCGTCGTCGAGCGAGCGGGCCAGCCGGCCACAGGCGGTGTCGGCGAAGGCCCGCTCGGCGTCGGCCGCCCGGTCCCGCTCGATCGCGCCGACGGCGGCCGGCGCCACGGCCCGCATCCGGCGGTAGAAGGACTGCACCACCGCGCGGGGCAGCGGCGGGAACGCGTCCCGTGTCGATGCCGCCGCCCGACCCGCCACGCTCGCCATCACCGCACCCCTTCTTGAGTTGGTGGCCGGACGTTACCCCCCACGACCGACACTTCCGGGCGGAAAAGCCGCTCGGATCATGGATAGCGAGGATGACCTGGGGCGTCTGTACGGGTGACAACGAAACGGGGTGGTGAGTGGACGAGGACGAGCGCGCCCGGTTGGCCGAGTTCGTCGCCAGCCGGACTCCGGCGTTGATGCGGGTCGCGTACCTGCTGACCGGGGATCGCAACGCCGCCGAGGATCTGTTCCAGTCGGCGTTGGCACGGACCATCCCGAAGTGGGGGTCCATCCGGCACGCCGACCCCGAGGGGTACCTGCGCGTGGTGATGTACCGCGAGCAGATCAGCTGGTGGCGGCGACTACGGCGGTGGCGGGAGACGCCGCTCAACCCGGCGGACGAGCCGGTGGGCGCCGATCCGAGCGGCGGGTCGGACGTGCGGTTGGCGATGCGCGCCGCACTGCGCCACCTGCCACCGGCGCAGCGGACGGTGGTGGTCCTGCGCTACTACGAGGACCTGCCCGAAGCGCGGGTCGCCGAGCTGCTCGGCTGCTCGGTGGGCACGGTGCGCAGCCGTACCCACCGGGCCGTCAGCCGGCTGCGCGAGTTGCTGCCGGAGGTCGAATTGCTGGAGGTACGGCGATGACCGATCCCTTCGAGCACCTCATCCGCTCCACCCTCACCGACCTGGCCGAGGAGGCACCGATCGTGCATGACCAGTTGAGCCGAGCGGAACGGCGGGTGCGCAACCGACGCCGGGCCACGGTGACCATGGGGGCGGTGGGCACCCTCGCGGCCGTCCTGATCGCCGCCCCGTTCGCTCTCGCCGGGACCGGGTCGGACCAACCCCGGCCGGCCGCGCCCAGCCCGGCGAGCCCTTCGGTCGGGCCCAGCCTGCCCGCGCCCACCCCCTCCGGGCCGGTCGTCGTACCCAGCCCGCCCGGCGTGCCGAGCCCGGCGAGTCCGACGATCGTGCCGACTCCGCTCGGCCCGCCCGGCGTGCCCGGCCCACCCGGCGTACCGACGCCGGCGCGACCGACGGTCGAGCCGAGCCCGCTCGGCCCGCTCGGCGTGCCGAGCCGGGCGAGCTGATCAGATCCGGTCAGATCGGGCGGCTTCTCCGCCCGATCTGACCGGCCGGCCGCCGTCGGCTCGGGACGTGGCGGATCTGCACCGACGACGTCGGCAGCACGATCCGCTCGATCGACCCATCGCTCTCCAGCTCCTTGGAGCCGCTGGGCGAGGCCTTCGGTCCGAGATCCCGGTCACCATCGCGCGGTATTCCCCGGACCGGCGGGCTCCCGCACCCCGGCGAGCCGGAGCAGTAGCCAAGCCTGGTTTGCCGGGGCCGGTACGACCGCCCACTCTTGGGCCATGACCGATCACGGACACCGGCCCGCCTCCGGCCTGATCCTCGACCCGCCTGTCGTGCCGGCGGTCGGCGAGCAGGTGCGGGAGGGTCAGCGATGAGCCGCGCCCTGGCCCGGGTGCCCGACTCGCTCACCGGTCAGATCGTCACACCCGGCGACCGCAGGTACGCGCAGCTGCGCTCGACGTACACCACGACGGCGTCGCCGGCCGGCGTCCTGCTGCCGAAGAACACCGCGCAGGTGGTCGCCGCGATCCGCTACGCGCGCGAGCAACGGCTGCCGATCGCCGTCCGCAGCGGCGGACACGGTCTCTCCGGCGCCTCCTCCAACAACGGTGGCCTGGTCATCGACCTGTCCATGCTCAACCGGGTGCAGGTTCTCCACGAACGGTCCGGGCTGTTCCGGGTCGAGGCCGGCGCGCGCTGGGCGAACGTCGCGAAGGCGCTGGCGCCGTACGGCCTGGTGATCAGTTCGGGTGACCACGGCAACGTCGGCGTCGGCGGCCTGGCCACCGGCGGTGGCGTCGGCTGGCTGGTCCGCTCCTCCGGCCTCACCATCGACCGCGTCCGTGCCGTGGAGGTGGTGCTCGCGGACGGGACGCTGGTGCGCGCGGACGCGGAGCACGAGCCGGAGCTGTTCTGGCTGGTCCGGGGCGCCGGCGCGGGGGCGGGGATCGTGGTGGCGTTCGAGATCGAGGCCACTGAGCAGCGCAGCGTCGGGGTGGCGCAGCTCGTCATCGAGGCGCACCCGGACGGCCGCACCGTTCGGGACTGGGCGGGCTACCTGGCCCAGGCCCCCCGAGAGCTGTCCGCGGCCGCCGTGCTGTTCTCGGAGGGACGGTCGGCCCTCATGTCCATCACCGCCGTGGTGGCCGCCGAGAGCCTGCGCCGGGCCCGGCCCCTGGTCGAGCCGCTGCTGGCCATCGGGAAGGTGCTCGAACACCGGACCGACCTGCTGCCCTACCCGACCCTGGTGCCGACCGCACACCTGCACCCGAACGTCGGGCAGCAGCGGGGCACGACCACCAACGGTTTGTTCACCGAGCTGGGCGACGCCGCCGCGCGGGCGGTGACGCGGGCGGTCACCGGACCGGGGCGGGCAGTCATCCAGCTCCGCTCGCTGGGCGGGGCGGTCAACGACGTCGCCCCCGAAGCGACCGCCTACCCGCACCGGCACCAGAACACCCTGGTCATCGCCTCGACGTTCCCTCCGCAGAGCGGCGCGGCGTTGGACGCCGCCTGGCGGAGCGCCGCCGGCCGGGCCGACGGGTCCTACGTCAACTTCGAGAGCCGGCCGGACCCGGCGGCGTTCGCCCGGATCTACCCGGGTGAGACCGGTGCCCGGGTACGGCGGCTGTGGCGGCGGTACGACCCGGACGGCGTGTTCCGGCCGGCCCTGCTCACCGGCCAGCCGACCCGATCCGGCCAGTCGACCCGATCCGGCCAGCCTCATCGGCGCCGCCGCTGAGCCGCCAGCGCACGGCCACGTCCGATTCCCGCCAGCCGACAGCCCGCGGAGCGGAGCATCATCGGTGACGTGGAGATGGACTTCGAGCGGTGCTACCGGGCCGTGGACAGCCGTGACCAGCGGTTCGACGGCTGGTTCTACACCGGCGTGACGTCGACCGGGATCTACTGCCGGCCGTCCTGCCCCGCGACCACGCCCAAGCGACAGAACGTCCGGTTCTTCCCGTCCGCCGCCGCGGCGCAGGGCGCCGGGCTGCGCGCCTGCCGCCGCTGCCGGCCGGACGCCGCACCGGGCTCGCCCCAGTGGGACGTCCGCGCCGACGTCGTCGGCCGGGCGATGCGACTGATCGCAGACGGGGTGGTCGACCGGGACGGCATCCCCGGGCTGGCCGCCCGGCTCGGCTACACCGAGCGGCACCTGCACCGGATGCTGCGCGCCGAGATGGGTGCCGGTCCGCTCGCGCTGGCCCGGGCCCAACGGGCGCAGACCGCCCGGGTCCTGATCGAGACGACCGGCCTCGGGATGGCCGAGATCGCGTTCGCCGCCGGCTTCGGCAGCGTGCGGCAGTTCAACGACACGGTCCGCGAGGTGTACGCGATCGCCCCGTCCGAGCTGCGGGCGGCCCGCGGCCGGCACCAGGCGCCGGTCGGGGCGGGAACGATCACGCTCCGGCTGGCGTACCGTCCGCCGCTGCACGCCCGGGCGCTGCTGGACTTCCTCTCGGTGCGGGCGCTGCCCGGGGTGGAGGAGGTCCGCGACGGGACGTACCGCCGTGGGTTGCGGTTGCCGCACGGCGCCGGCGAGGTGGCGCTGACACCGGCGGACGGGCACGTGGCGGCGACCCTGCGCCTGGCCGACCTGCGCGACCTGGCGCCGGCGGTGGCCCGTTGCCGCCGGCTGCTCGACCTGGACGCGGACCCGGTCGCCATCGACGCCACACTCGCCGCCGACCCGGCGCTCGCCCCGGCGGTCGCCGCCGAACCCGGCATCCGGGTACCCCGCGCGGTGGACGGCTTCGAGCTGGCGGTCCGCGCCATCGTCGGCCAGCAGGTCTCGGTCACCTCCGCCCGCACCACCCTCACCCGCCTGCTGGCCGCCCGCGACCGCGTCGATCATGAGGTTGGCGGGTCGGACGGAGATCGAACCCCCGGTCAACCTCATGATCAACGCGGTCTCCGCGGGTTTCCCAGTGCGGAGGAGGTGCTGGGGGTGCCGGATGAGGGGTTCGGGATGCCGGTCGGGCGGCGGGAGACGGTGCGCGCCCTGGCGCGGGCGGTGGCCGACGGGGAGCTGGACTTGGCGTCGGGCGGTGACCGCGAGGAGACCGTCCAGCGGCTGCTGGCGCTGCCCGGCATCGGCCCGTGGACCGCCGGCTACCTGGCCATGCGCGCCTTCGGCGACCCGGACGTCCTGCTCCCCACCGACCTGGCGGTCCGACGCGGCGCGGCCGCGCTCGGCCTGCCGGACACCGCGAAGACCCTCGACGCGTACGCCGAACGTTGGCGCCCCTGGCGGTCCTACGCCACGATCAGACTCTGGAGAGCGGCATGAGCATCGACAGCACCGTGCTGAACACACCGACCGGCCCGCTGAGCATCCTCGCCGGTCCGGACGGTGAGGTCCGGGCGGCCGGCTTCACCCCGGACCCGGCGGCGCTGCTGCCCCTGGTCCACCCCACCCTGCGGGCGGCACTGCGACCGCGCGCCGACCTCGGCCCGGTCAGCGTGGCCGTCCGGTCCTACCTGGACGGTGACCTCACCGCCATCGACGCGGTGCCGGTGCGGCAGAGCACCGGTGGCGAGTTCATGGCGCACGCCTGGCAGGTGCTGCGCGAGGTCCCGCCGGGCAGCCCGGTCACCTACACCGGGTACGCCGCGCTGGCCGGCCGGCCGCCGGCGGTGCGGGCCGCTGCGGCCGCCTGCGCCCGTAACGCGGTGGCGCTGTTCGTGCCCTGCCACCGGGTGCTGCGTACCGACGGCACGCTCGGTGGCTACCGCTGGGGGCTGGACGTGAAGAAGTGGCTTCTCGGTCATGAGCGGCGGTTGACAACAACCTGACACAAGCATCGACACCCGTTGACGCTACCGTCGGGTAGTGCCTGCGGAGAGCGACGGCGACCCGGCCGCCCGGGTCGCCGCGGGCCCCCACCCCGTGCACAACCTCTGGCGGCTGCGCCGCTACCTGCGCCCGTACGCCACCGAGTTCGCCTGGCTGCTGGTCGCCGGGCTCGCCGGCACCGCGGCCGGGATCGCCGTACCGCTGGTGGTGCGGCGGGTGGTGGACGGGCCGGTGGCCCGGCACGATCCCGCCGGCCTGCTCCAGCTCGGTGGTTTGGCGCTGCTGCTCGGCGTGGTCGAGGCGGTGCTCATCTTCATCCGCCGTTGGGTGCAGTCCTCCTCGGCGGTGGGCATGGAGGCGGCGCTGCGCGCCGACGTCTACGCGCACCTGCAAGGGTTGCCGACCAGCTTTCACGACCGTTGGCAGTCCGGCCAGTTGCTCTCCCGGATCACCAGCGACCTCTCGGTGATCCGGCGGTTCCTCTCCTTCGGCGTCTTCTTCCTGGTGCTCAACCTGACCACCTACCTGGTGGTGGTGCTGCTGCTGATCCACCTGCACGCGGCGCTCGGGCTGCTGGTCGCGGCCAGCGCGGTGCCACTGTTGCTGATCAGCCGCCGGTTCGGCCGGCACTACCACGCCGCGTCCCGCCGGATGCAGGATCAGCAGGGCGACGTGGCGACCCTGGTCGAGGAGACCGCGCAGGGCCTGCGCACCATGAAGGCGTACGGCCGGGGGGTCGAGTTGGCCGCCCGCTTCGCCGGCGGCGCCCGGACGCTGCACGACACCGGCGTGGGCAAGGGTCGGCTGCTGGCCAACACCGCGGCGCTGCTCGACCTGGTGCCCAACCTGACCCTCGGCGTGGTGCTGGTGGCCGGGGCGGCCGCCGCCGCGCGGGGGGCGCTCACCATCGGCGAGCTGGTCGCGTTCGTCAGCCTCCAACTGATGCTCATCTGGCCGGTGCAGTCACTGGGTTGGATCATCGCCAACGGCCAAGAGGCGGCCACCGCCGCCGACCGGATCCAGGAGGTGCTGGACACCCCGCCGCAGATCGTGGATTCTCCCGGCGCGCTCGCCCTGCCCCGCGACGCGGTCCACGGTCGACTCCGTTTCGAACGGGTCGCGTTCCGTTACCCGGGCACGGCCACGCCGGTGCTGCGCGAGATCGACCTGACCATCGAGCCGGGCGAGACGCTGGCGCTGGTCGGTGCCACCGGCTGCGGCAAGAGCACGCTGCTCTCCCTGGTGCCCCGGCTGCACGAGGTGACCGGCGGCCGGATCACCCTGGACGGGCACGACCTGCGCGAGCTGCGGCTCGACTCACTGCGCCGACTGGTCGGGGTGGCGTTCGAGGAGCCCACGCTCTTCTCCATGTCGGTCCGGGAAAACCTCACCCTGGGGCGCCCGGACGCCGGCGACGACGAGGTTCGCGCCGCCCTGACGCTGGCCCAGGCCGACTTCGCGTACGACCTGCCGTGGGGGTTGGCCACCCGGGTGGGTGAGCAGGGGTTGTCCCTCTCCGGTGGCCAGCGGCAGCGGCTGGCGCTGGCCCGGGCGGTGCTCGGTCGCCCGGCACTGCTGGTGCTGGACGACCCGCTGTCCGCCCTCGACGTGCACACCGAGGCGCTGGTCGAGGCGGCGCTGCGGCGGGTGCTGCGGAACAGCACCGCGCTGCTGGTGGTGCACCGGCCGTCGACGATCGCGCTGGCCGACCGGGTCGCCCTGCTCGACGGCGGGCGGATCACCGCGATCGGCCGGCACTCCGAGTTGCTGGCGACCGTACCGGCCTACCGGGCCCTGCTGGCCGCCGAGCCGCCAGCCGGGCAGCCACCGCCGCCCGCGGCTACCGGGCCGGCGACGCCTGCGACGCCCACTGTGGATGGACGGGGGCTGGTGCGTTCGTGAGCGTGCCGGAGCAGGCCGATCCGCCCGGGGAGGAGCCCGAGCTGACCCGCTGGCGCGGGACGGCCACCGACCCGGAGGCCGACCGCAGCCGGGCCGAGGAGAACAGCCCCGAGGCGGTCGCCCGGCTGCGCCGGCACAGCCGGTCACTGCTGGCCGACCTGCTCCGCCCGCACCGGAGGCGGCTCGCCGCCGCGGTCGGCCTCCTGCTGGCCCAGAACGCCGCCGCGATGGCCGGCCCGTACCTGGTCATGATCGGCATCGACCGGGCCATCGCGCCGCTGCGGGCCGGCAACCCCGGCCCGCTGGCCGCCGTCGCCGGGGCGTTCGCCGCCGCCGCGGTGACCGAGTACGCGGCCCGGCGCGGCTTCCTCGCCCTGTCCGCCCGGATCGGCCAGGCCGTCCTGCTGGACCTGCGGCAGCGGGTGTTCGGGCATTTCCTGCGGCTGTCGGTGGGCTTCCATGAGCGGTACACCTCCGGCCGGATGGTCTCCCGACTCACCAGTGACCTCGACTCGATCGCCGAGCTGGTCGACGGCGGGATCGACAGTCTGGTGCTCGCCGGGCTGTCGATCCTGTCGGTGGCCGCCATCCTGCTCTGGCTGGACCTGCCACTGGCCGCGGTGACGCTGCTCGCCTTCCCGTTCCTGTTCTGGCTCTCGCGCTGGTTCGCTCAGGCGTCGGCCAGCGCCTACCGGCGGACCCGGGAGGCGGTCGCGCTGGTCATCGTGCACTTCGTCGAATCGATGCGGGGCATCCGGGCCGTGCAGGCGTTCCGCCGGGAGCCGCGTAACCAGCGAATCTTCGTGGCGCTCGGCGAGGACTACCGGTCGACCAGCCTGCACGCCTTCCGGCTGATCGCCACGTACTCCCCCGCGATCAAGCTGATCGGCAACGTCACGGTGGCGGTGGTGCTCTGCTACGGCGGCTGGCGGGTGCTCGGCGGACGCACCGAGGTCGGAGTGCTCGCCGCGTTCCTGCTCTACCTGCGTCGCTTCTTCGAGCCGATGCAGGAGCTCAGCCAGTTCTACAACTCGCTCCAGTCGGCCACCGCCGCCCTGGAGAAGCTGGCCGGGGTGCTGGACGAGCGGCCGGCGGTCGCCGAGCCGGCCCGGCCGGTGCCACTGCCGACCGGCGCCGGCCGCGGCGAGCTGACCTTCCGGGCGGTCTCCTTCGGCTACCGCGCGGACACCCCGATCCTCGCCGGACTGGAGCTGACCGTGCCGGCCGGGCAGACCGTCGCGCTGATCGGGCCCACCGGCGCGGGCAAGTCGACCATCGCCAAGCTGGTGGCCCGGTTCCACGACCCGGACGCCGGCACGGTCCGGCTGGACGGGATCGACCTGCGCGAGGTCAGCGACGCCGACCTCCGCCGCGCGGTGGTGCTCGTGACCCAGGAGAACCACCTGTTCAGCGGCACCGTGGCGGAGAACATCCGGTTCGGCCGGCCGGACGCCGACGACGCCGCGGTGCAGGCCGCCGCCCGGGCGATCGGCGCGCACGAATTCATCGCCGCACTACCCGAGGGGTACGGCACCCAGGTGCACCGGCGCGGCGGCCGGCTCTCCGCCGGACAGCGGCAGCTGGTCGCGTTCGC contains:
- a CDS encoding DUF4253 domain-containing protein, whose protein sequence is MTRVMEDPDEIAAALRGTVLDGLPIKEGLGQTWVVTGIEQSQLLSAWRAARAAVSEIGRWPVLTGVNEEWHDPTSEEIEALDQAAQTVDPWTVYRWWGTDSPLDREELHLWLPLRLGEDFAQQVGRDVTLPTTLLAVERLTWERLLTDPAAVERVWRTAASLVGTRNWYTPPEGVQLVLLPTPRQWLTPAWLSYFGALRPQGPEGLAAAIRQWEQQWGAELVASWRTMLQFVVDRQPALGEQAWQLALQILALAGNLESNPWELALALTRSDAWFLHDRP
- a CDS encoding NUDIX domain-containing protein codes for the protein MHVVVTGALVENGAVLLVHRRPTKRAYPDVWDLPGGQVEAGESELQALAREMHEELGVHIVAESASRLGVLHAGSGEDALHVGVWQIGDWVGSPTNRAPDEHDDIAWVGISELGGLPLVHGVLAAMVRSLPEFECARRHSDVTDCNQDDRRTKADCHACAGTDSSSRWRD
- a CDS encoding tyrosine-type recombinase/integrase, whose product is MTTHDLRHHYASVLLMQGESVIVVAERLGHENATLVLSTYGHLMPDSEERTRRAVNEAWGCAPGVPQNEVPTS
- the ychF gene encoding redox-regulated ATPase YchF, yielding MSLTIGIVGLPNVGKSTLFNALTKNDVLAANYPFATIEPNVGVVGLPDERLGKLAEIFSSQKVLPAPVSFVDIAGLVRGASKGQGRGNAFLANIRDASAICQVVRAFSDPNVVHVDGKISPADDIETINTELILADLQTLDKALPRLEKEAKLRKDRLAAVAAAKAAIEVLDGGTTLYAGAAAAKIELEHLRELHLLTTKPFLYVFNVDEAELANEAFLDELRALVAPAEAVFMDAKIESELVDLPEEEARELLESIGQNEPGLNQLVRVGFRTLGLQTYLTAGPKEARAWTVPVGATAPEAAGVIHSDFQRGFIKAEVVSYHDLVEHGSMAAAKAAGKVRIEGKEYVMQDGDVVEFRFNV
- a CDS encoding peptidase E; this encodes MPASEPTILATSMGFFRGDRGPTDLRPGPVFELAAELADAGPQPRICYLGQAVGDQPTSFTAIYGAFADTRFRLSHLALFPMPNVEDVRAHLLAQDVIWVGGGSVANLVALWRVHGLDEILHECWQAGVVLGGVSAGSICWHVGGATDSFGPRLRGFTDGLGWLPYGNGVHYDSEGQRRPLMHELVGDETLPTSHCTDDGVGLVYRGTRLVEAVADREGVSAYEVSRGADGSVREAVIAPRLLG
- a CDS encoding SigE family RNA polymerase sigma factor yields the protein MDEDERARLAEFVASRTPALMRVAYLLTGDRNAAEDLFQSALARTIPKWGSIRHADPEGYLRVVMYREQISWWRRLRRWRETPLNPADEPVGADPSGGSDVRLAMRAALRHLPPAQRTVVVLRYYEDLPEARVAELLGCSVGTVRSRTHRAVSRLRELLPEVELLEVRR
- a CDS encoding FAD-binding oxidoreductase; the protein is MSRALARVPDSLTGQIVTPGDRRYAQLRSTYTTTASPAGVLLPKNTAQVVAAIRYAREQRLPIAVRSGGHGLSGASSNNGGLVIDLSMLNRVQVLHERSGLFRVEAGARWANVAKALAPYGLVISSGDHGNVGVGGLATGGGVGWLVRSSGLTIDRVRAVEVVLADGTLVRADAEHEPELFWLVRGAGAGAGIVVAFEIEATEQRSVGVAQLVIEAHPDGRTVRDWAGYLAQAPRELSAAAVLFSEGRSALMSITAVVAAESLRRARPLVEPLLAIGKVLEHRTDLLPYPTLVPTAHLHPNVGQQRGTTTNGLFTELGDAAARAVTRAVTGPGRAVIQLRSLGGAVNDVAPEATAYPHRHQNTLVIASTFPPQSGAALDAAWRSAAGRADGSYVNFESRPDPAAFARIYPGETGARVRRLWRRYDPDGVFRPALLTGQPTRSGQSTRSGQPHRRRR
- a CDS encoding DNA-3-methyladenine glycosylase 2 family protein, coding for MEMDFERCYRAVDSRDQRFDGWFYTGVTSTGIYCRPSCPATTPKRQNVRFFPSAAAAQGAGLRACRRCRPDAAPGSPQWDVRADVVGRAMRLIADGVVDRDGIPGLAARLGYTERHLHRMLRAEMGAGPLALARAQRAQTARVLIETTGLGMAEIAFAAGFGSVRQFNDTVREVYAIAPSELRAARGRHQAPVGAGTITLRLAYRPPLHARALLDFLSVRALPGVEEVRDGTYRRGLRLPHGAGEVALTPADGHVAATLRLADLRDLAPAVARCRRLLDLDADPVAIDATLAADPALAPAVAAEPGIRVPRAVDGFELAVRAIVGQQVSVTSARTTLTRLLAARDRVDHEVGGSDGDRTPGQPHDQRGLRGFPSAEEVLGVPDEGFGMPVGRRETVRALARAVADGELDLASGGDREETVQRLLALPGIGPWTAGYLAMRAFGDPDVLLPTDLAVRRGAAALGLPDTAKTLDAYAERWRPWRSYATIRLWRAA
- a CDS encoding methylated-DNA--[protein]-cysteine S-methyltransferase; protein product: MSIDSTVLNTPTGPLSILAGPDGEVRAAGFTPDPAALLPLVHPTLRAALRPRADLGPVSVAVRSYLDGDLTAIDAVPVRQSTGGEFMAHAWQVLREVPPGSPVTYTGYAALAGRPPAVRAAAAACARNAVALFVPCHRVLRTDGTLGGYRWGLDVKKWLLGHERRLTTT